The nucleotide sequence AATACATCTCTTTTTAATGTCCACACGCAACCAGTTCTAATTTTGACATCTGGCTTTGGCGTTAACAAAGTACATTCCGTCATTGTAGCACCTAAAAAATCCCCGAAGGCAATTCTAGAAAatacttgaaaatattcaacCACTGATTTGTCATCTAGTaactcaacaatgaatTTCCGCTGACCTTTACCCATTAGCTGCTCTTTGTTCCATCCAGTTaaaacacaaaattcaTCTCCCACGTAAGCTATTTCGCCAGTTCTTCTCCATACAATAGTCGGCGTACCACTGACTTTAATAAAATTGTCGTATGTGAGTAATGTTCtttgaaaacattgttccataaatatcaaatcatgCTCCTTTAATGAATTGGTACAGGCAATGAAAGATGGTCGGTAAATGGCCATTGATTTCGCCATCTCGACTAGCAAAGGTTTGGGGAACCGTTTGCGTAAATAGGCAATAAGCGAATGGTACCCAGGCGTATATGAAAATGGTTTAGTAACTTTTGCGTAAATCTCCTCTGGCTCTTTAAAGAACGCTTCTTCTTTGCCGCTGACGTTGCTCGGATTGTTTTCGTCATGCAGGattccaattgaaaatgacaatttCAGTTTTGAGTTTCGCTCTTCATACACTGTGTAATCTGTGTTTTTCATCTCTTCGATAGCAGTGATAATATCGGGAAATAATGATGTCTTTTCGGAATCTATTTGACCAATAaaatattgattgattgattcatCACATTTGGgatattttgaatcttcaaatAAGGTACTCGTATTTCTGAATGTTGGTGCTGTTAATACATCCAGGTGCTTATGTTGTAACCCGTTGTTGTATGTCGTTGTCTCTGTCCCTCTTTGGTACTCCACTTCGGGTATTGGCGGCACTGTGTTTCCTGCGTTGGACATATTATGGGGTGATAGATTTGGGGACATAATATGTGAGTTGGGAGTTGCTTCATTTGACGTTGTATGATGGCCGCCAAAGTTGTCTTGCAAAATATTGGAAAGGGTG is from Candida orthopsilosis Co 90-125, chromosome 1 draft sequence and encodes:
- a CDS encoding Zcf11 DNA-binding transcription factor (transcription factor with a zinc cluster domain, required for wild-type filamentous growth), whose translation is MNERQEVKYPDSDHENGTENSNPTVKPRRKKTSRACNHCHKAHMTCDPGRPCKRCIQRGLDQTCEDAPRKRKKYLDDVPNSSLTIKRTQSLPQDHQSSHDLQHGYSLNTTLQQPHAQNLPLGQNNHAFLDIHSRLQSRQSNERDQQVPLHHQGVSAPALQPQTQLQQQVADQQQIQPQMQSISPPLARPASAIPEQYQLYSQPQRPQSLPQPNNFTPNHTTYQATLFQHNASGSGIQSTADYYYQNSFNQSRQHSQSEQEQSSSNSQLAPQQSSRAPTSANSPTSFIQYQKKSKFLSTAADLEYATLSNILQDNFGGHHTTSNEATPNSHIMSPNLSPHNMSNAGNTVPPIPEVEYQRGTETTTYNNGLQHKHSDVLTAPTFRNTSTLFEDSKYPKCDESINQYFIGQIDSEKTSLFPDIITAIEEMKNTDYTVYEERNSKSKLSFSIGISHDENNPSNVSGKEEAFFKEPEEIYAKVTKPFSYTPGYHSLIAYLRKRFPKPLLVEMAKSMAIYRPSFIACTNSLKEHDLIFMEQCFQRTLLTYDNFIKVSGTPTIVWRRTGEIAYVGDEFCVLTGWNKEQLMGKGQRKFIVELLDDKSVVEYFQVFSRIAFGDFLGATMTECTLLTPKPDVKIRTGCVWTLKRDVFGIPMMIVGNFLPII